The nucleotide sequence ATAACCGAGATTACCGGCATAGTGAATTTCTGAATGAGTATGAAAATCTGCTGGAAGAATTAAGCCCTAACTATAGCCGTCACTATCGGGATTTTGATTATGCGCTGGAATTGAATACGGCATTCCTGCATGAAAATGCCCTTCATATTACACTTAATACCCGCTGGAGTATGCTTATTCCCGGCGAAGCATTTATCGGGATGAGTCGTTCATCGACTCAAGTGCAACGTGCTTTAGCTGCCTACGGTGAGTTATTTATCGAAAGATTAAAAATGCTGGTGGATAAATATCAATTTGAGGGGAATTTGGCAATTTTATATGAAAGCCAACTGTTTATGGTTGTTAAGCAGGTTAATTCTGGAAATGAATAATGTCAGAAATAGCAATCAGCTTCTCTATACCAACTGAGGAAGATATCAAGGGAATATTGGTACTCTTGCAAGACGTTTATCTGCCATTTGTGGCTGATTTTATGCCGACAGCACTGAATGAAACGCCTGTCAGTATTATGGAGAAGTTAATTTATTGGAGAATTGCTAAATATGATAATCAGGTTGTTGCGGCTGTATTAATTGAGCAAGAGGACGATAATTTAACATTCAGTTATTTATCTGTATTACCGGCATTCAGGTGCCGGGGAATTGCCAGCAAATTACTCAATATCATTTGCCAAGAAGCAGTCCAGCAGGCGCAATTACCTATTATTATTGCATTACGTCGTTCACTGGCGATGAATATTCATTTCTTTACTCAACGAGGATTTGAATATTTAGGCCCTTTTAATACCAACGAACACGATCTCTATATCTGGCGATCAGGAGAAAATGAATGAACAACACGGTTATTGTATTAGGATATCGTGAAGGTATTGCGACAGCTCTAGCCCATCAGGGATATCAGATTATTCATATAGTGAAAAGAGTTAAGCCTGCCCTTAATGGCACGAGGTACTATATAGTTAAAAATCTAGAAGATGCACAAGAAGTTCTTCGGTGTGTATTAAACTTTTCCTTACATACAGTTATAGGTATTGTTACAGGCAACGAAGACGGTGTATTTACGGCGGCGGTATTACGCGATATGTTGCAATTACCTGGCCCTAAAGATTATCGTAATACTTTATATTTTCGGGATAAATTTTTACAAAAACAGAAGCTGGCACACCTTGTCCCTCATGCTTATTGCCGGTATGTAACCCGTGATGACGATTATTCACAATTGGTTGTTGAGTTAGGTACCCCTTTCATCATAAAACCAGCTAATGGCATGGGTTCTTTTGCTACTACTGCTATCAACTCAGAATCAGAGTATGAAACTTATTTCCAACAGTATGAAAAAAATCTAAGTAATGTGGCCTACGTTGCGGAAAATAAGATCACTGCTGATGAATTTTGTGTTGATGGGATTTGGTCTGAAGGTAAATTACATTGGTTCTCTATCAGCCAATATGCCACCCCGGTGATGCAATGTAATGAAGGAAAAACACTGGCTTTACAAATACTATCACGTCGAGATTTTCCAGATATTTACCAACAAATTGATCAGTTTTGTCCACGTATTTTGGAACGTTTAGATGCCGTTAATGGGGTATTCCATCTTGAATTTTTTAAAAATGGGGAAGGGGTATTTTTTAGTGAATGTGCTTTAAGACCTGCTGGTGCCTGGGTACCTGAAATGATAAAACTGAGCTATGGTGTCGATCTATATAGTGCTCATGCCACACTTTCTTTGGGGCTACCTTATGAACACCACCTGCTTGAATATCCTTCTCAGCTTTTTGCTGTTGTGCTATTACGTGCTTTTGACGGTGTTTCACTGACAAAACAGTCTTTTTACCAGAATTTTGATTTGGTTGAACTGGATTGGACAGAAGATACACAGATGCAATCTCAAGGTATTTATGGTCGTGCTGGCTACGCGATTATCACGCATAAGGATCACTACACATTAGTAGAAAATGTCAATAAACTTATTGCGTTTACGGGGGAATGATAATGTCTGAACGAGCCCTTATTCTGGATACTCACAAAATAATGTTAGAACAATCGATTAATCAACATCAGAATATTGATTATATTCGTGTTTCTGAACCGCAGGTGTACTTTGCTTCACAGGAGAAAACGCTGGCAAAAATAGATAACATAATGAATCAGACGCCTTTTCATTATGTGGTTGCAAGTTCAGAGAGTAACATGGCATTTGCTGGATTTCTCCGTAGTCGCTATGGATTGCCAGGCTTAAATTATGAACAGGCGTTATGTGTAACCAATAAATGGCGTATGCGTAAATGTCTTGAAGATGAATTACCTGCCCCAAGGTGTTGGCTTTCCGGTCATTTCTACAACAATTTTGCACAATGTACCCAAGGAGCAGCCACCCATTTTATTATTAAGCCGCTGTCTAGTTCTTCATGCCAGAATGTTGAACGTCTAACCGTCGATCAGCTGTATCAAAAACTTACTCATCTGGATACATTAATGTTGATTGAGGAAGAAATAGATATAGAAGAAGAATTCCATCTTGACGGTATCGTCAATTTGTCTGAGATCGCTGTAGCCTGCCTTTCTTGTTACAGCCTTCCTATCCTCAGTGCCAGAGGTCAAACAAGGGCAAGTATTCACCTACCTTCATCCCATCCAATGTTTTCAATAGCCTATTCTATGGCTCAACGAGCCATTACCAAATTAGCGTTAAAACAAGGTGTTTTTCATATGGAAGTTTACAGACGGGGTGAACGATTAATTTTTGGTGAAATTGGCCTACGGCCACCAGGAGTTGGCGTTGCTGAGTCACTACTGCGTTTTACTGGAGTAAATTTATGGCAGGCTTTTGTTAACAGCCAGTTACTGCGCCCAATTAATAATATACCATCACAGGATTATCACGGTTATTCTGGGGTTATTGGTGTTTATCCCGAGAGGCTCAGAGCATCAGATTTATTACGTTTACCAAATGTTGTTGCTGTATCGGAATTAGAAAAAACACGCCATAAAATGACACGTACTGGTGCTCACGACTTTCGCTATTTGGCATTCGCCTCATGTCAAAGTCTGGCTGAATTTCATAATTTGATTAATCAATTGTCAGACTCTTCCCCATCAACGCATGTTAAGAGAGAAGTACAATGAAGAATCAACAGTTATTGCGGAAAAAATTTATAGGGTTCCAAACTTATACGGCTTTTTCTGCCTTAGCTGAGGGGATGCAAAGTGTGATTATTCTCTGGTTGGTTTTCCAAATCACACATAGTCCATTAGCTGTCAGTCTCACGATAATAGCAGGGTATCTTCCGTCCGCAATTATGGGGTTTTTTCTTCTTTCATTTGCTGATACTAAAAACCCTGTCCGGCAACTCACTGTCAGTAATGGCATCCTCACTCTGTCAGCACTCTGCCTGCCACTGTTTTTTTTATTTTCATCAACACAACCTACACTACTCATGTTGGCAGTTGTAACTGTACAAAGCATTTTATCTCTAGTGAAGATGTTCAATAAAACGTCGGTTAACCGTATTGTCCGGGATAATTTTACGCCGGAGGATGGCAGTAAAATGTTGCAAATTTCGGCAGCAAATATTCAGATTTCGCAAACATCGGGTGCTGCATTGGGAGGAGTATTTCTCACATTGGATGCTGGTAATTCAGGCTTATTTATTGCTGGTTTTTTTTATGCCGCCAGTACAATAGCAACCGGCTTTTTTACTTCTTTTACTTTATCAGTGATACCAACAACAGTTCATACCGATAAAAAACAGAAACAACTACTGGATAAGGCGTATCTCGTTCATGTATTTAACCGACAGGAATTAAGAAAAGTATTATTATTTTCGATTCCTGCCAGTGGTGCATTGCAATTTATTAATACCTCTTTACCACCACTGGCGGATATTCTTACTGAATCGGGGGCGAATTTTTACGCGTCACTCAATATTAGCTGTATGATAGCGGGGTTTATCTCTGGGTTACTTCTGTCGCGAAAAATAGTCGGAGAAAAATTTATTCTTAATCATGCGCTATTAATCAGTGCAATCATAATTGTATTAATGGCTGGAGCAGAGAATAAATATCTGGTAGCTGCATTGTTATTTTGTGTAATACTGTTTACCACCTGTCACATTATATGTATTCAGGTGAAATGTAACCAGGTGCCTGAAAAACAGGATGTCGGCAAATTTATTATGCTAAGAACATCCATTGCTTCATTGTCTAAGATAACGTTTTCATTAGGTGCTGGGGCATTATTATCACTCTTTTCCCTGAAAACTACTTATTACTTGGTGGTTGGTATCTTATTATTATTTTCTTTGCAATGGTATTTATCTCAGCGAGATTTACCTTATAAAGGAATAAAAAAACATGAATAATATAATTTATCGTTAGTTAGTTATTTCACAGATAAATAATAAAAAATCTCTGCTTTTTCCAACCATGCCGGATACATTATCACATCAAATATGGTCTTTATTAGGTTGGAATGAGGTAACATTGAAACGTTTTCTCTGTGCAAAAAAAATATTTGTCACTTTACCCCATGCCAGTCCTAATATCTTTTTTCCACGGGCTGGTGTCAGTAAATTCGTTACTGACAAACAGAAGGAAGACCATGAAATTTTTCATCTCCGGGTTGTGCTGACTCACACAAATTTTAGTGATCTTGGCTGGCGTCCTTATTCTTGGTGGTATCTCAATGAGGAAGGAGTATTAATAAAACAATCTATATTCAGTCGTAATAAAAAGAAAAAACATTATATTATTTCCAGTCAACCTCCTTTATTATTAGATAAACAGTATTATCCCTCTGTTCTTGGGCATGGCATACAATTAGCGCAATATGCCGATAATCTGGCTCTCTCATATATTATTTTGCAGGCATTTCAGGAACAGTTATCGGGGTTTTCTCTTGCCGCCAGAACCCTTTATCTCCCACTGGATATATTGATCTTATTGATGCAGACACTTGCCAGACAGCAACCTGGTGTACACCCTTGGTTATTGAATTTATTAACTCATGCACAAAGCCGAAAACTTAATGAATATCAACTTGAAGATACACATCAGTGGGAAAATGCATATGTTTATGATAATTATACAAATATATCACTATTATTTCCGTTGGCTCCGACTGCAATCGTCGGGGGAATAAAGATGCAGCGGTATTGGCCGGATATTATTGATAGTGTCAGCATAATTAATGAAAAAACCACAACTCCTTGCCCGATACCGCAATGTCTTGCTTTTCCACAGTGTCAGGAATATCTGTTACCTTACCGGCCTAAACAGGAAACATTACGCCAAATTCAGATGGCAGATATTGAATACAGTCTTGCAATGGCAATAACCGAATATTAGCTTTATGTAACTTCATAAATTTGTTACTACATACTTAGGGTGTGTAGTAAGCATGTAAAATTGGTCTACCACATTGCATTACAGGTATACGGTAGTGGTTAACAATTTCCGGAAATATCATTGATAGTATTGAACGGTATTAATCTTATTCTCTCTGGCGGAATGAAATAGAACAGTTGTGGTTATCTTTGCATGAAACGGTTATATACCCGTCATCTTTCAAGTTTCCTCTTTGTTGGCTGCACTTGCCCATACCCCGGTCACATAGTTTGCCATGCTCCCGGGGATTCGCTCCCTTGCCGCCGCGATGCATCTTGAAATCCATAGGGTATAAATTAAATACAATATCCAGAGAGCACCAAATCTTTTATTACAGTGATATCCTGCTTAATGAGGTACTTCAAATTTAAAGTAATCGCTGAGGAGAACTATTTTGTCGTCCATAATTTCTATTAATGTCACGCCCATATTGCTATAAGTATCACTATTTTTACGGCGTCCTTCATTTTCCCAAATAACGCAAGCCTGGTTATTACTAGCAATGAACCCCGTTTGCCTAAAATGTAAATATTCAAAATTCGAAAAAAGTTTCTTGAGAAAAATAATCGACATCTTTTTACCTACCATTGGAGTAAGGCCCGGATAATAAAGTGAAATATCTTCAGAGAAAATATTATCCAGCCGTTTAAGGTCATACTGATTCATTGAGCTAAGAAGTTCTGCGGTTAATTCATCTATTCGGTTCATTATGTTTTTTCCTCTGTTTTATTTATTTGCCAGCATAATCACGTTAAAAATTTAGGTCTGGCTAACGACTTCATTTTCCTGCTGCAAAGCGTTCAATCGTTGCACCAGTTGGCTGACCCTCGGTGCGTTAAATAGATCGCGCAACGTTATTTCAACGCCGAAGTCACTACGCACTCTTGCTATTACCCGCATTGCAACCAAAGATTCGCCGCCGAGCTCAAAGAAATTATCCTCTGGAGAGATATTTTCTAATCCCAGCAACTCGGCAAACAGACGACAAAGCGAGAGTTCTTGTGGGCTGGAGGAGCTACTTTCATTGATTACTACACTGTTCCACATGGGTTTCGGTAACGCTTTACGATCTAACTTTCCGTTAATGGTCAACGGGAAGTGATCAAGCTGCACTATTGCTGCTGGAATCATCGCTTCGGGCAAGCATGTGGTCAGACTGGACCGTATTAACTGTGATTCAAGCGTAATACCTTTATGGGCAATGACATAACCTACCAACCGCTTCTGTTGACCTTCATCTTCACGCACAATGACCTCAGATTGCACGATATCAGGGTGTGCATTTAGCGCTGCCGCCACCTCGCCCAATTCAATACGGAAACCGCGGATTTTAACTTGATCGTCAGTACGGCCAAGGAAGTCCAGTACCCCATCCCGACGCAATCTTGCCAGATCACCCGTGCGATACATGTGTGCATCTGTGCCGATAAAGGGATCAGCCATGAAGCGTTCAGCAGTAAGTTCTGGACGATTCAGATAACCACGCGCTACCCCTGCGCCGCCTACATATATCTCTCCCACGAAACCTACCGGAACCGGGTGTTGAGCCTCATCAAGAATATAAATACCGAGATCATCAATAGGTTCACCAATAAGACTTGAAGCAGGCTGAGCAACGACTTCACGTGAAAGAGGGAAATAGGTTACATGTACAGTAGTTTCAGTAATGCCATACATGTTGACCAACTGAGGAGCGTTATCATCGTGTCTTTGATACCACTCTTCCAGAATATGCGCATTCAGTGCTTCTCCGCCAAAAATCACCGTGCGTAGTACCAAACTCTGCCCAAGTTCAGGGGCTTCGCGATCAGCATGGATCAGCGCCTGAAACGCTGAAGGTGTCTGATTTAACACCGTCACTTTTTCGCTAACTAAAAGCTGCAAAAAATCTGTAGGTGAACGGCTGACTTCCCAGGGAACAATCACCAATCTTCCGCCATTCAATAATGCTCCCCAACACTCCCAGACCGCAAAATCAAAAGCATAAGAGTGAAACATTGTCCAACAATCAGTTTCAGAGAAGTTAAACCAGCGCTGAGTACTTTGTAGCAAACGCATCACATTATGATGAGTCACTACCACGCCCTTGGGCACACCGGTGGAGCCAGAGGTGTAAATGATATAAGCAGGATGTGCTGAAATCAGCGGTTGCAAGCGCTCTTTGTCAGACAGATCAGCAACACTTTGCATTTCCAGATAGGTGAGCAATTCGGGATCATCTAGCAATATCATGGGGATATTGGCTGTCAGGCGTTGCGCAATTTCACTGGTGGTGATCACACAAGCAGGTTCAGCATCGTCGATCATAAAATCAAGACGACTTTGCGGATAATCCGCCTCCACCGGCACGTAAGCAGCACCAGCCTTGATGATAGCCAGCAGTGTCACCATCATCTCAATAGAACGTGGTAAACAGACCATAACACGCTGTTCTGGGCCTATTTGCCGTGATACCAGATAGTGTGCCAGTTGGTTAGCACGTTGGTTCAATACCGTATAACTAATATTCTCCTGTTGATAAGTCAGCGCCACACTATCCGGCATGGCAATTGCTCGTTGTTCAAAGCGCGAGGTCAGTGTTTCCTCATTTAATACGGTGCGCCGTGCAGGCAATAGGCTGTCTCCTATGTGCCAATCTGGCAATGTCAGCTCACCAATGGGGCGTGATATATCCGCCAGCAATTCAGTGATGAAATGCTGAAAAAGAGATTTTTGCAGGTTAATATCGTGGGGAGTGTAGAGGTTATCATTGGTATCGAGCGTAAACTGCAAGCTGTCGCCTTCGCCATGATCATAAATGGTCACAGTGAGGTCTTCTACCGGCCCACTGGACAAATTTTTGGTACGCCCAAAATTACCCGCAAAGCTCACATTGCTGTTAAACAGCATCACATTGATATTCTGCGCAAACAAGCGGGGAGCAGAACCATTTCGCTGTAAATCACGATAGATATCTTCAGAACGATACTGTTGATGTTTGAGTAACTGGCGGATTTCTTGGCTGACCAGCTTACTAATGTCACCGATGGAATGAGCAGGATCTATTGTCAGGCGTAGAGGTAATACATTCGATATCATACCTGGAATACTACGTAACGCACGCCCTGAACGCGCAGTGACTGGCATACCTAAAGTAATATCCTGCTTATCGGTCATACGAGAAATCCAGGAAGCAACGATAGCAATAATAATTTGTGCCATACTACTTCCACTCTCTTCACTCAGAGTACGCAGGATATCCTTGACCTTGGCCGGGATTTCACACGGGGTGCAACTGAACGAACCCAAGTCGGCAAACTGACCGGGCTTCGCTCCCACGGCAAGGCTCTGTGGCTCACTTCGGCCTACCATATATTGTGACCACCACTGACGGTCATGTTGAAAATTTTCCGAGCGACGGTACTCTTCATCAAAAGCCAACAGATCGCTAAGAGGTCCGAAAGGATTTTCCAGCTCAGCAGCGCCAGTCAATTTCTGGGTATACAGTTCAGCAAGCCGCTGAATCAGCAACGTAGTGCCAAAAGCATCACTAGCCAGATGATGGACACGAATAAACAGAAAATAGTGTTCATCACTGATTTTTAGCAGCGCAAGACCAAACAACGGCCCTAGGGTTAACGCCATCGGCCGCACCAATTCAGCATTCATCCAGGTTTCAGCTTCTATTAACGCATCTTCATGGTGAGATAAATCAATAAGTGGGCATTTCCATTGCAGGTTGGTAACAATCTGTTGTTGTGGTCCTTGTGGGTGTTGCACAACGACTACTCGTAAACATTCAGCTTCATCTATCAATTGGGACAACGCCGTGTTAAGTGTCTCAATATCGATAGCACCTGAAATATCAATATAACAACCAGTGTTATAAATTCCTGTGCTTACATTTAATTGTTCAGCCAGCCAAATTTCCTGCTGTGCTGCGGTCAGGGGGTAATAGCTTCCTTGATGTTGTTTCATAATTAATCCTCACAGGCTGGTGATATTTTTATTTATATAAATTGCGTAATGTGATGTCTGCCTGAGAACCACGCAGCAAAATCAATATGGCGCAGAGGCAAACAACGACAGCAATAACAAAGGGAATTCCTTGAAAATAGAGAGATTGCTCCTGACGAGATGAAAAATGCAGTAATAATGCACCTAACAGGGGTGAAGCAGTGATAGCCAGACCTAACATACAGTTCTGCGCTCCCAGATATTCCCCTTGTCGCTCATTGCCGGCACGCAATGAAATCAAAGCACGAAGCGTTGAATCGCTGATCAACGCCAGTGCATGCAGAGCAATTGCACCAGCAACAATCAGTGGTGATACCGCCAGGCTATAAGCGATAAATGCTAACGTATAGAGTCCGTAACCGATGATCGCTGTGCGGTATTCGTTACAACGCGCCACGAACATTTTTAGCAACCAAGTTTGCGTTATGATGATCCCGACGCCGAGTCCGGTGAGAGCCAGCCCGTTTTCACGTGGTCCCCAGCCCAAACGCATTTCATTGAGTAAGACAAAACAGGCCAGAAAAATGCCATAAGCCACCATGCCAAGAGCTGAAGCATAAACCAGTCGTCTTAATACCCCATCCGTCGCCAGTAGTTTCAGGCTGCCCAAAGGGTTGGCACGGTGCCAGTCGAACGAACGCCGGTTCTCCTTGGTCAGACTTTCGTTCAGAACGAACATAGCGGCAATAGCGTTCACGGCGGCCAGTGAGCCAGCAATCACAAACGGAAGGCGCGGTGCAATCATGCCCAATAACCCTCCGAAGGCTGGCCCGGCAACCATGCCGAAGCCAAGAACACCGCTGACCAGACCGAAACGTGCGGCCCGCTGTGCTTCTGGTGTCACATCTGCTACGTAAGCCGATGCCGCGGAAGTACTGGCGGCGGTGGAGCCTGAAAGAAATATACCGGCTACCAGCCATCCTAGTGACGGTGCTGTCGCCACCAGCGCATAGCTCAGCGCTGTGCCAAACAGGGTTGCAAGCAATACCGGCCGCCTGCCCCAAGCGTCGCTAAGCGCCCCTAACAACGGGGCGAAAAGGAACTGTGCAAAAGCATATAGTGAGACAAATAACCCGATTAACGGCATACCCGCTTCCGGTGGTTGCGGGGCAACCTCCCGCAACAGATCGGGTAAAACCGGGAGTACAATCCCGATACCCAAAGCATCCACAGCCAATGTCATTAGGATCACGGCCAATCGGCGTTTATGTTGGCGGTTTTCAGGAAGGTGAACCGTTGGGGAAGAATCACTCATATCTGTCCTCCTGTTATTATTGATGGAAAGTGATGGATTATCGCCCGCGATACATGTGCTACGTGCTCTTCCATCAGGCAGCTATAATGATTCCCCGGCACTTCTGCGATACGAATGGGAAGAGTGGAGAACTTTTCCCAACCCCAGCCATTGGTCTCCCGGATCTCCGGTACAACAACCCCTTTCGGTAGGGGGTCTAC is from Photorhabdus laumondii subsp. laumondii and encodes:
- a CDS encoding ATP-grasp domain-containing protein, whose translation is MNNTVIVLGYREGIATALAHQGYQIIHIVKRVKPALNGTRYYIVKNLEDAQEVLRCVLNFSLHTVIGIVTGNEDGVFTAAVLRDMLQLPGPKDYRNTLYFRDKFLQKQKLAHLVPHAYCRYVTRDDDYSQLVVELGTPFIIKPANGMGSFATTAINSESEYETYFQQYEKNLSNVAYVAENKITADEFCVDGIWSEGKLHWFSISQYATPVMQCNEGKTLALQILSRRDFPDIYQQIDQFCPRILERLDAVNGVFHLEFFKNGEGVFFSECALRPAGAWVPEMIKLSYGVDLYSAHATLSLGLPYEHHLLEYPSQLFAVVLLRAFDGVSLTKQSFYQNFDLVELDWTEDTQMQSQGIYGRAGYAIITHKDHYTLVENVNKLIAFTGE
- a CDS encoding MFS transporter, which gives rise to MKNQQLLRKKFIGFQTYTAFSALAEGMQSVIILWLVFQITHSPLAVSLTIIAGYLPSAIMGFFLLSFADTKNPVRQLTVSNGILTLSALCLPLFFLFSSTQPTLLMLAVVTVQSILSLVKMFNKTSVNRIVRDNFTPEDGSKMLQISAANIQISQTSGAALGGVFLTLDAGNSGLFIAGFFYAASTIATGFFTSFTLSVIPTTVHTDKKQKQLLDKAYLVHVFNRQELRKVLLFSIPASGALQFINTSLPPLADILTESGANFYASLNISCMIAGFISGLLLSRKIVGEKFILNHALLISAIIIVLMAGAENKYLVAALLFCVILFTTCHIICIQVKCNQVPEKQDVGKFIMLRTSIASLSKITFSLGAGALLSLFSLKTTYYLVVGILLLFSLQWYLSQRDLPYKGIKKHE
- a CDS encoding MFS transporter, which produces MSDSSPTVHLPENRQHKRRLAVILMTLAVDALGIGIVLPVLPDLLREVAPQPPEAGMPLIGLFVSLYAFAQFLFAPLLGALSDAWGRRPVLLATLFGTALSYALVATAPSLGWLVAGIFLSGSTAASTSAASAYVADVTPEAQRAARFGLVSGVLGFGMVAGPAFGGLLGMIAPRLPFVIAGSLAAVNAIAAMFVLNESLTKENRRSFDWHRANPLGSLKLLATDGVLRRLVYASALGMVAYGIFLACFVLLNEMRLGWGPRENGLALTGLGVGIIITQTWLLKMFVARCNEYRTAIIGYGLYTLAFIAYSLAVSPLIVAGAIALHALALISDSTLRALISLRAGNERQGEYLGAQNCMLGLAITASPLLGALLLHFSSRQEQSLYFQGIPFVIAVVVCLCAILILLRGSQADITLRNLYK
- a CDS encoding non-ribosomal peptide synthetase, with product MKQHQGSYYPLTAAQQEIWLAEQLNVSTGIYNTGCYIDISGAIDIETLNTALSQLIDEAECLRVVVVQHPQGPQQQIVTNLQWKCPLIDLSHHEDALIEAETWMNAELVRPMALTLGPLFGLALLKISDEHYFLFIRVHHLASDAFGTTLLIQRLAELYTQKLTGAAELENPFGPLSDLLAFDEEYRRSENFQHDRQWWSQYMVGRSEPQSLAVGAKPGQFADLGSFSCTPCEIPAKVKDILRTLSEESGSSMAQIIIAIVASWISRMTDKQDITLGMPVTARSGRALRSIPGMISNVLPLRLTIDPAHSIGDISKLVSQEIRQLLKHQQYRSEDIYRDLQRNGSAPRLFAQNINVMLFNSNVSFAGNFGRTKNLSSGPVEDLTVTIYDHGEGDSLQFTLDTNDNLYTPHDINLQKSLFQHFITELLADISRPIGELTLPDWHIGDSLLPARRTVLNEETLTSRFEQRAIAMPDSVALTYQQENISYTVLNQRANQLAHYLVSRQIGPEQRVMVCLPRSIEMMVTLLAIIKAGAAYVPVEADYPQSRLDFMIDDAEPACVITTSEIAQRLTANIPMILLDDPELLTYLEMQSVADLSDKERLQPLISAHPAYIIYTSGSTGVPKGVVVTHHNVMRLLQSTQRWFNFSETDCWTMFHSYAFDFAVWECWGALLNGGRLVIVPWEVSRSPTDFLQLLVSEKVTVLNQTPSAFQALIHADREAPELGQSLVLRTVIFGGEALNAHILEEWYQRHDDNAPQLVNMYGITETTVHVTYFPLSREVVAQPASSLIGEPIDDLGIYILDEAQHPVPVGFVGEIYVGGAGVARGYLNRPELTAERFMADPFIGTDAHMYRTGDLARLRRDGVLDFLGRTDDQVKIRGFRIELGEVAAALNAHPDIVQSEVIVREDEGQQKRLVGYVIAHKGITLESQLIRSSLTTCLPEAMIPAAIVQLDHFPLTINGKLDRKALPKPMWNSVVINESSSSSPQELSLCRLFAELLGLENISPEDNFFELGGESLVAMRVIARVRSDFGVEITLRDLFNAPRVSQLVQRLNALQQENEVVSQT
- a CDS encoding GNAT family N-acetyltransferase, which produces MSEIAISFSIPTEEDIKGILVLLQDVYLPFVADFMPTALNETPVSIMEKLIYWRIAKYDNQVVAAVLIEQEDDNLTFSYLSVLPAFRCRGIASKLLNIICQEAVQQAQLPIIIALRRSLAMNIHFFTQRGFEYLGPFNTNEHDLYIWRSGENE
- a CDS encoding nuclear transport factor 2 family protein, with amino-acid sequence MNRIDELTAELLSSMNQYDLKRLDNIFSEDISLYYPGLTPMVGKKMSIIFLKKLFSNFEYLHFRQTGFIASNNQACVIWENEGRRKNSDTYSNMGVTLIEIMDDKIVLLSDYFKFEVPH